The region GTAGACGAGCCGGAAGTCGAAGTGCCGCATGTAAAATTCCTTCGATTCGCGGAGTTTGTTGGTGCTGATGGTGGAGTCGACCCGTTTGATTTTCATCCCGTTTCCTCCTTGCTGTCGTGGCTATTGCGGCTGCAGGCGCCCTTCGGCGGCGAGCAGCCGGCTGTATATCCCGTAATCGCCGGCCGAGTGGAGCACGAAGCGGATTTCGGCCAGCGGGTATGGCGCGAGGGCGGCGAGGACGGCGGCGATGGCGACGGGGGCGGCGGCCTCGATGGGGTAGCGGTAGGCGCCGGTGCTGATGGAGGGGAAGGCCAGGGTGCGGAGCCCGCGCCCGTGGGCGAGACGCAGGCTGTTGGTGTAGCAGGCGGCGAGCAGTTCGGGGTCGGACGGGCGGCCGCCGTAGACCGGGCCGACGGTGTGGATGACGTAGCGGGCGGCGAGGTTGCCGCCGCCGGTGATGACGGCCTGGCCGGCCGGACAGCCGCCCTGGCGGGCGCGGATGACGTCGAGCTCGCGCATGATGGCCGGGCCGCCCCGGGCGTGGATGGCGCCGTCTACGCCGCCGCCGCCCGCGAGGCGGCTGTTGGCGGCGTTCACTATGCCGTCGACGTCCTGGACGGTTATGTCGCCGAGGAGGGCGGTGACGAGCGTGTCGCGGAACTTCGCTTTCATGGGTTCCTCCCTTCCCCCAGCCAGCGGCGCAGGAGCGGGGGCAGGATGATCAGGATGAACAGCAGGCGGAACATATGGTAGCCGACGACGACCGAGACGTCGCCGCCGACGAGGATGGCGGTGAGGCCCATCT is a window of Selenomonadales bacterium 4137-cl DNA encoding:
- a CDS encoding O-acetyl-ADP-ribose deacetylase; the protein is MKAKFRDTLVTALLGDITVQDVDGIVNAANSRLAGGGGVDGAIHARGGPAIMRELDVIRARQGGCPAGQAVITGGGNLAARYVIHTVGPVYGGRPSDPELLAACYTNSLRLAHGRGLRTLAFPSISTGAYRYPIEAAAPVAIAAVLAALAPYPLAEIRFVLHSAGDYGIYSRLLAAEGRLQPQ